Proteins from one Gorilla gorilla gorilla isolate KB3781 chromosome 11, NHGRI_mGorGor1-v2.1_pri, whole genome shotgun sequence genomic window:
- the CRYGB gene encoding gamma-crystallin B yields MRVNHSANPSDRGTESSELANPLTHQNGPFCVISCGGSSQGCYIYSDVPAVPHSNQKTSAHFLQNGKGKPWITFYEDRAFQGRSYECTTDCPNLQPYFSRCNSIRVESGCWMIYERPNYQGHQYFLRRGEYPDYQQWMGLSDSIRSCCLIPPHSGAYRMKIYDRDELRGQMSELTDDCLSVQDRFHLTEIHSLNVLEGSWILYEMPNYRGRQYLLRPGEYRRFLDWGAPNAKVGSLRRVMDLY; encoded by the exons ATGAGAGTAAACCATTCAGCCAACCCCAGTGACCGGGGCACGGAGAGCAGCGAGCTTGCAAATCCCCTTACTCACCAAAATGGGCCCTTTTGTGTGATCTCCTGTGGAGGCAGCAGTCAGGGCTGCTATATATACAGTGACGTTCCCGCAGTCCCACACAGCAACCAGAAAACATCTGCTCACTTCCTTCAAAATGGGAAAGGTAAGCCCTGG ATCACCTTCTACGAGGACAGGGCCTTCCAGGGCCGCAGCTACGAATGCACCACTGACTGCCCCAACCTACAACCCTATTTCAGCCGCTGCAACTCCATCCGGGTGGAGAGCGGCTGCTGGATGATCTATGAGCGCCCCAACTACCAGGGCCACCAGTACTTCCTGCGGCGTGGGGAGTACCCCGACTACCAGCAATGGATGGGCCTCAGCGACTCCATCCGCTCCTGCTGCCTCATCCCCCCG CACTCCGGCGCTTACAGAATGAAGATCTACGACAGAGATGAATTGAGGGGACAAATGTCAGAGCTCACAGACGACTGTCTCTCTGTTCAGGACCGCTTCCACCTCACTGAAATTCACTCCCTCAATGTGCTGGAGGGCAGCTGGATCCTCTATGAGATGCCCAACTACAGGGGGAGGCAGTATCTGCTGAGGCCGGGGGAGTACAGGAGGTTTCTTGATTGGGGAGCTCCAAATGCCAAAGTTGGCTCTCTTAGACGAGTCATGGATTTGTACTGA
- the LOC101149104 gene encoding gamma-crystallin A — LPQITFYEDRDFQGRCYNCISDCPNLRVYFSRCNSIRVDSGCWMLYERPNYQGHQYFLRRGKYPDYQHWMGLSDSVQSCRIIPHTSSHKLRLYERDDYRGLMSELTDDCACVPELFRLPEIYSLHVLEGCWVLYEMPNYRGRQYLLRPGDYRKYHDWGGADAKVGSLRRVTDLY; from the exons CTACCTCAGATCACCTTCTACGAGGACCGAGACTTTCAGGGTCGCTGCTACAATTGCATCAGTGACTGCCCCAACCTGCGGGTCTACTTCAGCCGCTGCAACTCCATCCGAGTAGACAGCGGCTGCTGGATGCTCTATGAGCGTCCCAATTACCAGGGCCACCAGTACTTCCTGCGCCGAGGCAAGTACCCCGACTATCAGCACTGGATGGGCCTCAGCGACTCGGTCCAATCCTGCCGTATAATTCCTCAT ACCAGCTCGCACAAGTTAAGGCTGTACGAGAGAGATGACTACCGAGGCCTTATGTCTGAGCTCACTGATGACTGCGCGTGTGTTCCAGAACTGTTCCGTCTCCCTGAGATCTATTCCCTCCACGTACTGGAGGGCTGCTGGGTTCTCTATGAAATGCCCAACTACCGGGGGCGGCAGTATCTGCTGAGGCCTGGGGACTACAGAAAGTACCACGACTGGGGGGGTGCAGATGCCAAAGTCGGCTCTTTGAGACGGGTCACCGATTTGTACTAA